In Agarivorans gilvus, one genomic interval encodes:
- a CDS encoding MotA/TolQ/ExbB proton channel family protein, with protein MQLLSSEQLGGLSDIITAEQLGDLRWPLIACSVLACAIIIERVLSLAYVHISNHQRNWLKLATHLLSQQGTCSKQNNCFSRSRSLSRKAICLLLVHKNQTKPLREEIAAVWLRQQQHKLARGLKALHILALISPLLGLLGTVLGLIEMFDALALSEQAVNPAMLSQGLGTAMYTTAAGLLLTVPALAFAHGLSLWKDRIIHELETTINQANLMIEGVDTLADDAKTLAGFQPQNPSKLEPNAA; from the coding sequence ATGCAACTACTGTCTTCAGAACAACTTGGTGGCTTAAGTGACATCATTACCGCAGAACAACTCGGCGACCTGCGCTGGCCGCTTATCGCCTGCTCGGTATTGGCCTGCGCCATTATTATTGAACGGGTATTAAGCCTCGCTTATGTACATATTAGTAACCACCAACGTAATTGGTTGAAGCTCGCCACCCACTTACTCTCTCAGCAAGGCACTTGCAGCAAGCAGAACAACTGTTTCTCGCGCTCGCGCAGTTTATCGCGCAAAGCCATTTGCTTATTGCTGGTACATAAAAATCAAACTAAGCCTCTGCGCGAAGAAATCGCCGCAGTGTGGCTACGCCAGCAGCAACACAAACTGGCCAGAGGTTTAAAAGCCTTACACATTCTGGCCTTAATTAGCCCGTTATTGGGCTTACTGGGTACGGTACTGGGTTTAATCGAAATGTTTGATGCGCTAGCGCTGAGTGAACAAGCGGTAAACCCGGCGATGTTGTCTCAAGGTTTGGGTACGGCCATGTACACCACCGCAGCCGGTTTGCTACTTACCGTGCCGGCCTTGGCCTTTGCCCACGGCTTAAGCCTATGGAAAGACCGCATTATTCATGAGCTAGAAACTACCATTAATCAAGCCAACTTAATGATAGAAGGGGTTGATACCCTAGCCGACGACGCTAAAACTTTGGCAGGTTTTCAGCCGCAAAACCCCAGCAAGCTTGAGCCTAACGCCGCATGA
- a CDS encoding glycoside hydrolase family 3 C-terminal domain-containing protein, producing the protein MGTPSIEALVKSLTVEEKAQLCGGKDFWSLHAVERLGLPSIMVTDGPHGLRKQSEDGDHVGLNAAVPATCFPTASATAATWNPSLIEKMGKALGAECRAEDVSVLLGPGINLKRHPLGGRNFEYFSEDPRLAGDLATAWIKGVQQQGVGTSLKHYAVNNHEFGRMTVDAIIDQRTLRELYLSAFEKAVKDSQPWTVMCSYNKINGVYAAEHKQLLNDILVEEWGFEGIVVTDWGANNNRVAGLKAGQTLEMPSSGDMNTKKIIAALEVGCLTESELDYAVTRLLKLIVKAKETLSLPRVQADLHAHHDLAREVAHESVVLLKNDNGILPVEAKQQKVAVIGALAAHARYQGSGSSKINPFKLEQPLDELKNAYGAENVSFAQGYHLDNRSDLEAISEAQLLAKESDVVFVFAGLTPKYESECFDRSHLDLPQNQLELISALAAYKSKVVVILQNGAPVTMPFIDDVSGVIEAYLGGQAGSSAVADIITGKVNPSGKLAETFPLHLDDVASTPYFPGNGRQVQYREGIWVGYRYFDTANQAVLFPFGHGLSYSSYDYSNLTVEAPQALAADANSVVTVSLDVTNTSERDGAEIVQLYVGQANPSVPRPLKELAAYQKVFLKAGETKTLKFELDYRTFAFWDVVKQRWIAETDSYTIFAAASIADVRSEQSFTLNTDTAKSEPQASLANYFTPAKRDFSEPAFAALLGYEIPAEDPVVPYGMNSRLGDIKDTEVGSKVYQGLLEAFGIMLGGDENASAAEADRLMAEAMVADMPLRNLAVFARDRYSEKEVLALIEQLNQ; encoded by the coding sequence ATGGGTACACCTAGTATCGAAGCGTTAGTTAAGTCCTTAACTGTTGAAGAAAAAGCCCAGCTTTGTGGTGGTAAAGATTTCTGGTCTTTACACGCTGTAGAGCGTCTTGGTTTACCCTCAATTATGGTAACAGATGGGCCACATGGTTTACGCAAGCAATCTGAAGATGGTGATCATGTTGGGCTGAATGCAGCTGTACCTGCGACTTGTTTTCCTACGGCATCGGCTACCGCTGCGACTTGGAATCCGAGTTTAATTGAAAAGATGGGTAAGGCTTTAGGGGCTGAATGCCGTGCTGAGGATGTGTCGGTATTATTAGGGCCGGGCATCAACTTAAAACGGCATCCCTTAGGTGGGCGTAACTTTGAATACTTTTCTGAAGATCCTCGATTAGCCGGAGACCTTGCCACAGCTTGGATTAAAGGGGTTCAGCAACAAGGTGTTGGCACCAGTTTAAAACATTATGCGGTTAACAATCATGAATTTGGCCGCATGACGGTGGACGCCATTATTGACCAGCGCACGCTTAGAGAATTGTATCTGAGCGCCTTTGAGAAAGCGGTTAAAGATAGCCAACCTTGGACAGTGATGTGTTCTTACAACAAAATCAACGGCGTTTATGCGGCCGAGCACAAGCAGCTGCTTAACGATATCTTGGTTGAAGAATGGGGATTTGAAGGCATTGTTGTTACCGATTGGGGGGCAAATAATAACCGGGTAGCCGGTCTTAAAGCGGGTCAAACCCTAGAAATGCCAAGTTCTGGTGATATGAATACCAAGAAAATTATTGCGGCATTAGAGGTGGGGTGTTTAACCGAGTCAGAGTTAGATTACGCCGTTACCCGCTTACTTAAGCTGATTGTGAAAGCTAAAGAGACCCTGTCTTTACCACGAGTTCAGGCTGACTTACATGCTCACCATGACCTAGCGCGAGAGGTGGCACATGAGTCTGTTGTTTTGCTTAAAAATGACAATGGCATATTGCCAGTAGAGGCGAAACAGCAAAAAGTGGCGGTGATTGGTGCACTAGCCGCGCATGCTCGTTATCAAGGTTCGGGGTCTTCAAAGATCAATCCATTCAAGTTGGAACAGCCATTAGACGAACTCAAAAACGCCTACGGGGCAGAGAATGTGAGTTTTGCCCAAGGCTACCACCTGGATAATCGCTCCGATTTAGAGGCTATCAGTGAAGCGCAGCTGTTAGCCAAAGAGTCCGACGTGGTATTTGTTTTTGCTGGTTTAACGCCTAAATACGAGTCTGAGTGTTTTGACCGCAGTCATTTAGATTTACCACAAAATCAATTGGAGCTGATTTCTGCATTAGCTGCTTACAAGTCTAAAGTGGTGGTGATTTTACAAAATGGTGCCCCGGTGACGATGCCATTTATTGACGATGTGTCTGGAGTGATTGAGGCCTATCTTGGTGGTCAAGCTGGGTCTTCAGCGGTAGCCGATATTATTACCGGCAAGGTAAATCCAAGCGGCAAACTGGCTGAGACCTTTCCTCTGCACTTGGACGATGTAGCTAGTACCCCTTATTTCCCGGGTAATGGCCGTCAGGTTCAATACCGTGAAGGTATTTGGGTTGGCTACCGCTACTTTGATACGGCAAATCAAGCGGTGCTTTTCCCCTTCGGGCATGGCCTCTCTTACTCAAGTTATGACTATAGCAATCTCACTGTGGAGGCGCCGCAAGCGCTGGCTGCCGATGCTAATAGCGTGGTAACGGTGAGCTTAGATGTCACTAATACCAGTGAGCGAGACGGTGCGGAGATTGTTCAACTGTATGTGGGACAAGCTAATCCCAGTGTGCCAAGGCCGCTAAAAGAGCTTGCCGCTTACCAAAAAGTGTTTCTTAAAGCGGGCGAAACCAAAACGCTTAAATTTGAATTAGATTATCGCACCTTTGCATTCTGGGATGTCGTTAAACAGCGTTGGATTGCGGAGACTGACAGCTACACCATTTTTGCAGCAGCATCTATTGCTGATGTTCGTTCAGAGCAAAGCTTCACCCTTAATACCGATACAGCAAAGAGCGAGCCACAGGCCTCATTGGCGAATTACTTTACCCCCGCCAAGCGTGACTTCTCTGAGCCAGCTTTCGCTGCCTTACTGGGTTATGAGATCCCTGCAGAAGATCCCGTTGTACCTTATGGTATGAACTCAAGGCTTGGTGATATCAAAGATACCGAAGTGGGTAGCAAAGTTTACCAAGGTTTATTGGAGGCATTCGGTATTATGTTGGGCGGAGATGAAAACGCCTCTGCTGCTGAAGCCGATCGCCTTATGGCTGAAGCTATGGTGGCTGATATGCCGCTACGTAATTTGGCTGTATTTGCCAGAGATAGGTATTCAGAAAAAGAGGTACTGGCGCTGATTGAGCAATTAAATCAGTAA
- a CDS encoding IS110 family transposase: protein MSTIKVLGIDLGKSSFHVIGRDYSDNQVIRKKFSRSALVHYLHQLKPCTIAFEACGGAHWLGRQCELMGHKVRLIPPQYVKPFVKSNKNDFIDAEAICEASIRPNMRFVSVKSEEAQVISAIHKARHGYIKDRTACMSRIGSLLLEFGIALPTGHSVMKQLFNWLAQQRQVLPMLLMQELMELHEYYLFLNGNIEKQDKKLKQLVETNSIGQLLKTIPGIGDMTASLCLANISSATDFKNGRNMAAWLGLIPAQYSTGGKPKLLGISKRGNKALRTLFIHAARAVMSRPDKTGKVYGEWLINLRATKPFNVVTVALANKLARIAWAVMKTKQAFNSKALAPSLQ from the coding sequence ATGTCTACAATTAAAGTTCTTGGTATCGATTTAGGCAAATCATCTTTTCACGTGATAGGCCGTGATTATTCTGATAACCAAGTTATCCGTAAAAAGTTTTCTCGTTCAGCATTAGTTCACTATCTTCACCAATTAAAGCCCTGCACCATTGCTTTCGAAGCTTGTGGCGGTGCGCATTGGCTTGGCAGGCAATGTGAGTTGATGGGACATAAAGTCAGATTAATCCCTCCGCAATATGTAAAGCCCTTTGTTAAAAGTAATAAGAATGACTTCATTGATGCAGAGGCCATATGTGAAGCATCAATAAGACCTAATATGCGCTTTGTCAGCGTAAAGTCAGAAGAAGCTCAAGTTATTTCAGCAATTCATAAGGCGAGACACGGCTATATCAAAGACCGAACGGCCTGCATGTCCCGCATCGGTTCATTACTGCTGGAGTTTGGTATTGCTCTTCCTACAGGCCATAGCGTGATGAAGCAACTGTTCAACTGGCTTGCTCAGCAAAGGCAGGTGCTGCCAATGTTACTCATGCAAGAGCTAATGGAGCTGCATGAGTATTACCTGTTTCTCAATGGCAACATTGAGAAACAAGATAAAAAGCTAAAGCAACTGGTTGAAACGAACTCGATAGGTCAACTCCTGAAAACCATACCGGGTATTGGAGATATGACAGCAAGTCTTTGTCTTGCCAACATCAGCAGTGCTACTGATTTTAAAAACGGTAGAAACATGGCAGCGTGGTTAGGACTTATTCCAGCGCAATACTCAACAGGTGGTAAGCCCAAATTATTAGGAATAAGTAAGCGAGGTAACAAAGCACTTCGAACCTTGTTTATTCATGCCGCCAGAGCCGTGATGTCGAGGCCGGATAAGACAGGTAAGGTTTATGGGGAGTGGCTGATAAACTTGCGAGCGACTAAGCCATTTAATGTTGTCACCGTTGCATTGGCTAACAAGCTTGCCCGAATAGCCTGGGCAGTCATGAAGACGAAACAAGCATTTAACAGTAAGGCGTTAGCACCGAGTTTGCAATGA
- a CDS encoding DUF2778 domain-containing protein, with translation MLEFTFELNGKELSDLVSGEKRFPAYSGQGSNKNKPESMCVPNHGPIPRGTYYIVARESGGLMGPLRDLFSSKDEWFALYAKDKNVDDFTFCETVKRGNFRLHPEGPLGISKGCITIKDSKKYKELRKFILQSERVLVPGTTIRAYGTVEVL, from the coding sequence ATGCTTGAGTTTACATTTGAGTTGAATGGAAAAGAGTTAAGTGATTTGGTCTCAGGAGAGAAACGATTTCCAGCATACTCGGGTCAAGGTAGCAATAAAAACAAGCCAGAATCAATGTGCGTACCTAACCACGGTCCTATCCCGAGAGGTACTTACTATATTGTTGCCAGAGAATCCGGCGGGCTCATGGGACCGTTACGAGATTTATTTTCAAGTAAGGATGAATGGTTTGCATTGTATGCAAAAGATAAAAATGTTGACGACTTTACCTTTTGTGAAACGGTAAAGAGAGGCAATTTCAGACTTCATCCTGAAGGTCCTTTGGGTATAAGTAAGGGATGTATTACGATAAAAGATTCGAAGAAATACAAAGAGCTGAGGAAATTTATTCTACAATCTGAAAGGGTTTTGGTTCCTGGTACCACAATTCGTGCATATGGAACTGTAGAGGTACTATGA
- a CDS encoding TetR/AcrR family transcriptional regulator yields the protein MVYQTEATRQKILDAAELMFIEKGFADTQMKDIAAAINMSRNTLYRYYQDKFDLGFVILVNVLKGQVERSFGYLSDLHKQPESKALDTLKAVFLMMCDEESKQGARFMAEFDAYYSGERLPDDFREALTKAIPKALPGALFDDVIAQGQARGEIRTDLLPRQISAILINAIPVFHRRMLLRQNALIGIDPEEIPSLTPALVQVLIDGLRPVLNLNKET from the coding sequence ATGGTCTACCAAACAGAAGCTACTCGTCAGAAAATTCTAGACGCAGCTGAGTTAATGTTTATCGAAAAAGGTTTTGCAGACACCCAGATGAAGGATATAGCGGCGGCGATTAATATGAGTCGTAATACGCTTTATCGTTATTATCAGGATAAGTTTGATCTGGGGTTCGTCATCCTAGTCAATGTGCTTAAAGGTCAAGTTGAGCGTTCCTTTGGCTACTTATCGGATTTACACAAACAGCCAGAATCTAAGGCGCTGGATACATTAAAAGCGGTTTTTTTGATGATGTGTGATGAAGAGTCAAAGCAGGGCGCTCGGTTTATGGCGGAGTTCGATGCCTACTATTCTGGTGAGCGATTGCCAGATGACTTTCGTGAGGCCTTAACAAAAGCCATTCCAAAAGCGCTTCCGGGAGCACTGTTTGATGATGTGATCGCGCAAGGTCAAGCCCGCGGGGAAATCCGCACAGACCTGTTACCTCGACAGATTTCCGCCATCTTAATTAATGCTATTCCGGTGTTTCATCGACGTATGCTGTTACGCCAGAACGCGTTGATTGGGATTGATCCTGAAGAAATTCCCTCGTTGACGCCGGCTTTAGTACAAGTGCTCATTGACGGCTTGCGTCCAGTTTTAAACCTCAATAAGGAAACATAA
- a CDS encoding DUF1801 domain-containing protein, with protein sequence MDKGVNQRFQVYPENARIRLEQLRSLVMQIASELGLGEVEESLKWGEPSYKVKTGSPVRLDWKQQSPDYYYLLFHCQTRLVDTFRELYAEELEFQGNRAIILSLSQPLPEAVIKHCLELALTYQQRKHLPLLGA encoded by the coding sequence ATGGACAAGGGCGTCAACCAGCGCTTTCAGGTTTACCCAGAAAATGCGCGTATTCGCTTAGAGCAACTGCGAAGTTTAGTGATGCAAATCGCCTCTGAGTTGGGGCTTGGTGAAGTGGAAGAATCGCTAAAATGGGGAGAGCCAAGCTACAAGGTTAAAACCGGCAGTCCGGTAAGGTTGGACTGGAAACAGCAGTCTCCAGATTATTATTATCTGTTGTTTCACTGCCAAACTAGGTTAGTTGACACATTCCGAGAACTGTATGCTGAAGAACTCGAATTTCAGGGAAATCGAGCAATAATCTTGTCCTTATCACAACCTTTACCAGAAGCTGTTATTAAGCACTGCCTAGAGTTAGCTTTAACTTATCAGCAGCGTAAGCATTTACCTCTTTTGGGCGCGTAA
- the hutX gene encoding heme utilization cystosolic carrier protein HutX — protein MALTIAELVEQHSELSVSQLAEKAQCSEAEVVAHLPSHWACWLPKEQLQWLMYDLPSWGPMTTIIQVAGSIFEIKDHFPNGKPGHGYYNLMDKQSHLHGHLKLENIANIALVSKPLRGTESYCFQFFDEQGATIFKIYLGRDRKRVLLPEQVARFELLKQNMALTELENEL, from the coding sequence ATGGCTTTAACCATCGCCGAGCTGGTTGAGCAGCACAGTGAATTAAGTGTGTCTCAGCTAGCAGAAAAAGCTCAGTGTAGCGAAGCGGAAGTGGTGGCGCATTTGCCATCGCACTGGGCATGTTGGTTGCCTAAAGAGCAACTGCAATGGCTAATGTACGATTTGCCCAGTTGGGGGCCTATGACCACCATTATTCAAGTGGCTGGTTCGATATTTGAGATTAAAGATCATTTCCCCAATGGCAAACCGGGCCATGGTTATTACAATTTAATGGATAAGCAAAGCCACTTGCACGGCCATTTAAAGCTAGAAAACATCGCCAATATAGCCTTGGTGAGTAAGCCTTTGCGGGGTACTGAAAGCTACTGTTTTCAGTTTTTCGACGAGCAAGGCGCCACCATATTTAAGATTTATCTAGGACGAGATCGCAAGCGGGTATTACTCCCCGAGCAAGTAGCACGCTTCGAACTATTGAAACAAAACATGGCACTCACGGAATTAGAGAACGAACTGTAA
- a CDS encoding heme/hemin ABC transporter substrate-binding protein, with translation MIKRLYPALCASLLGLSLVFTSSSHAAHQRIVSAGANITEILLALNAQQQLIAVDSTSELPSNLSLPVVGYHRRLSAEGLLALVPDAVIGSEEMGPSSSLNQLQQAGVAIHTLNSGSSVASLVQRIDELASLTGHTQQAQQLQAQLQQKLQQLALRSQSAKPVNTLFFMSHDGKKLVSAGKDTTADKIINLAGAVNLAEPHISSYKPLSNEAIISLQPELLLFSQRSINQLGGIDGVLKQFPILAATPAGKNKAIYAIDGHALIGGLGLASIDQALQLSERLQ, from the coding sequence ATGATTAAACGCCTTTACCCTGCTTTGTGCGCTAGCCTACTCGGCCTAAGCCTAGTTTTTACCAGTAGCAGCCACGCTGCTCACCAACGCATTGTGAGTGCCGGAGCCAACATCACCGAGATTTTGCTGGCCTTAAACGCTCAGCAACAATTGATTGCGGTAGATTCCACCAGCGAGCTACCCAGCAACTTAAGCCTGCCAGTAGTGGGTTATCATCGCCGACTCAGTGCCGAAGGCCTGCTAGCCTTAGTGCCCGATGCTGTTATTGGCAGCGAAGAAATGGGGCCTTCTAGTAGCCTCAACCAGTTGCAACAAGCCGGCGTGGCCATTCATACCCTTAATAGCGGCTCATCGGTAGCCAGCTTGGTACAGCGCATTGATGAATTAGCCTCACTCACTGGTCACACACAACAGGCGCAGCAACTGCAAGCGCAATTGCAACAAAAGCTGCAACAACTTGCCCTGCGCTCGCAAAGCGCCAAGCCGGTGAACACCTTGTTTTTCATGAGTCACGACGGTAAAAAGCTGGTAAGCGCGGGTAAAGATACCACCGCCGATAAAATCATTAATTTGGCCGGAGCGGTTAACCTCGCCGAGCCCCACATCAGCAGTTATAAGCCGCTGTCTAATGAGGCGATTATTTCCCTGCAACCAGAGCTATTACTATTTAGCCAACGCAGCATAAATCAGTTGGGCGGCATTGATGGAGTATTAAAGCAATTTCCTATCTTAGCCGCGACCCCCGCAGGAAAAAACAAAGCTATCTATGCTATTGATGGACATGCATTAATTGGTGGCTTAGGCTTAGCCAGCATAGATCAGGCACTACAATTAAGCGAACGCTTACAATAA
- a CDS encoding pyridoxamine 5'-phosphate oxidase family protein, with protein sequence MIDKKERLASRLGPEIAEFVASQQSLLLASLGEDDFPHSSYAPFICHEGNFYILISDISKHANYLRKHEKAAIMLIADEVDTKQIYARKRLSYDVIAKQVDAEPRETVLDLLQQRHGEIVGNLRQLSDFQLFSLQPLKGRYVKGFGQAFDIKGLDDVDFVHLKEGHKKRA encoded by the coding sequence ATGATAGATAAGAAAGAACGCTTGGCGTCGCGCCTTGGCCCTGAAATAGCCGAGTTTGTTGCCAGCCAACAAAGCTTGTTGCTGGCCTCTTTAGGCGAAGATGATTTTCCGCATAGTTCTTATGCGCCGTTTATTTGCCATGAAGGGAACTTTTACATCCTAATTAGTGATATTTCCAAACACGCTAATTACCTACGTAAGCACGAAAAAGCCGCGATTATGCTGATTGCCGACGAAGTAGATACCAAGCAAATCTATGCACGTAAGCGTTTGAGTTACGACGTCATCGCCAAACAGGTAGATGCTGAACCGCGCGAAACGGTGCTGGATTTATTGCAACAACGCCATGGTGAGATAGTGGGCAATTTACGCCAACTCAGCGATTTTCAATTATTCTCGCTACAACCCTTAAAGGGGCGTTATGTGAAAGGATTTGGTCAGGCCTTTGATATTAAAGGACTTGACGATGTCGATTTTGTGCACTTGAAGGAAGGGCATAAAAAGCGAGCTTAA
- a CDS encoding energy transducer TonB has translation MRKLSLAVLLSVAIHGYLLNAPSKAKEMTLTNGGQTAAPSLNVVAINTNVVSKTEPLSPKQTKPLAEKQPVANTVTPAQQPEATAAKSQSKNTQSKPVKPKAKPQTKPKIAAKQPPTNNSKALPIKEVKDEPQPNKSLSTTTKQTKPTPPQQVKETPPQPVKPAVDAKQQPEAEPLASSQVNSQPQHQQGLSQLPRLNSQPRFAQPPSAPVYPRVARKRGLEGTVMVEVWLDRHGRQTKREITDSSGIKSLDKAALKAVQQWKFKALIVDGQAQASRAVIPIRFKLS, from the coding sequence ATGAGGAAGCTTAGTTTGGCCGTACTGCTATCTGTGGCGATTCATGGCTACTTACTCAATGCGCCATCTAAGGCTAAAGAAATGACACTCACTAACGGTGGGCAAACGGCTGCGCCTAGCTTAAATGTGGTGGCAATCAACACAAACGTCGTTAGCAAAACTGAGCCGCTTAGCCCCAAGCAAACTAAGCCCCTTGCAGAAAAACAGCCTGTGGCCAACACCGTAACGCCAGCGCAGCAGCCAGAGGCGACTGCCGCCAAAAGCCAATCAAAGAATACTCAGTCCAAGCCAGTTAAACCCAAAGCCAAACCGCAAACCAAACCAAAAATAGCGGCAAAACAACCGCCAACAAACAACAGTAAAGCGCTGCCCATAAAGGAAGTTAAGGATGAACCACAGCCTAATAAGTCTTTATCTACAACCACTAAACAAACCAAACCGACGCCACCGCAGCAAGTTAAAGAGACGCCGCCTCAGCCCGTTAAGCCCGCTGTTGATGCCAAGCAACAGCCAGAAGCTGAGCCACTAGCCAGTAGCCAAGTCAATTCGCAGCCGCAACACCAGCAAGGACTGTCGCAACTGCCGCGCTTAAATAGCCAGCCCCGCTTTGCCCAGCCACCCAGCGCACCGGTTTACCCGCGTGTAGCGAGAAAGCGCGGTTTAGAGGGCACTGTAATGGTTGAAGTATGGCTAGATCGCCACGGCCGCCAAACCAAACGCGAAATCACTGATAGCTCAGGCATAAAAAGCTTGGATAAAGCAGCCCTTAAAGCGGTGCAACAGTGGAAATTTAAAGCCCTTATCGTCGACGGCCAAGCTCAGGCTTCCCGCGCCGTTATTCCCATTCGATTTAAATTGAGTTAA
- a CDS encoding FecCD family ABC transporter permease produces MSLFSQHSAHPKGLFNTWLLPLALLVLLATALLSVMQGPMRIPVKDALAALLPFQQIDGPAHYQLVVTGIRLPRTLLCIAVGAILAICGAVMQGLFRNPLADPGIIGVSSGSAAGAAIAIVLLSLLNLQLPELINTLAVPLFAFTGGFITTILVYRLGTSATGTSVVMMLLAGIAIGALSGAGVSLLTYLADEQMLRDLSLWQMGSLAGASWANIVLSFATLAILIVVFMAKAQALNALLLGEAEAGHLGIDVQRLKRQLIFFTALGVGIAVSVSGLIGFVGLVVPHLIRMSLGPNHQRLIPYSALLGAALLLLADLVSRIIISPAELPVGIVTALVGAPFFIFLLLQQRQRIV; encoded by the coding sequence ATGTCTCTATTTTCTCAACATTCGGCTCATCCCAAGGGCTTATTTAATACTTGGCTGCTACCGCTAGCCTTGTTGGTGCTGCTGGCCACGGCTTTGCTCTCGGTGATGCAAGGGCCAATGCGTATTCCGGTCAAGGATGCTCTCGCCGCCTTGCTACCCTTTCAACAGATAGACGGGCCAGCCCATTACCAGCTAGTGGTGACCGGTATTCGCCTACCACGCACCCTATTGTGTATTGCGGTGGGAGCCATTTTAGCCATTTGTGGCGCGGTAATGCAGGGCTTGTTTCGTAACCCCTTGGCCGATCCGGGGATCATCGGTGTATCCAGTGGTAGTGCGGCCGGTGCCGCCATTGCCATAGTGTTGCTCAGTTTACTCAACTTACAGCTGCCCGAGCTAATTAATACCTTGGCGGTACCGCTATTTGCCTTTACTGGCGGTTTTATCACCACTATTTTGGTGTATCGCTTAGGCACCAGTGCCACCGGCACCTCGGTAGTGATGATGCTACTGGCGGGGATTGCGATAGGCGCTTTGTCGGGTGCGGGTGTGAGTTTGCTGACCTACTTGGCCGACGAGCAAATGCTCCGTGATTTAAGCCTGTGGCAAATGGGCTCTTTAGCCGGAGCCAGTTGGGCTAATATTGTTCTATCCTTCGCTACACTGGCCATTTTAATAGTGGTATTCATGGCCAAGGCTCAAGCGCTTAACGCCTTATTATTGGGCGAAGCCGAAGCCGGACACTTAGGCATAGATGTACAGCGCCTTAAGCGCCAGCTAATATTTTTTACCGCCCTTGGGGTGGGCATTGCGGTATCGGTGTCGGGGCTCATTGGCTTTGTTGGCTTGGTGGTTCCCCACCTTATTCGTATGTCTTTAGGGCCGAATCATCAGCGTTTAATTCCTTACAGCGCCTTATTAGGCGCCGCCTTGTTGCTGCTAGCCGACTTAGTGTCGCGGATTATTATTAGCCCAGCAGAGTTACCAGTGGGCATTGTTACCGCCCTAGTCGGCGCGCCTTTCTTTATTTTCTTATTGCTGCAACAGCGCCAACGTATTGTCTAG
- a CDS encoding ExbD/TolR family protein — protein sequence MIKAEDQNSGFSMVPDLTALLDIIFIVLVFLLLTANSRVYQMDMDLPTTRNQQAQVAEQPAVIQISLFQASPTWGIAQQRYQQFDEFAAALKQQLTQQSAASVSLASEPQVSVEQLLKLLELLQQLNIETTQILMEKNHD from the coding sequence ATGATTAAAGCCGAAGACCAAAATAGCGGGTTTAGCATGGTGCCCGACTTAACCGCCTTATTAGACATTATTTTCATTGTCTTGGTGTTTCTGCTGCTCACCGCTAATAGTCGGGTCTACCAAATGGATATGGATCTGCCTACTACCCGTAACCAACAGGCGCAGGTGGCAGAACAACCCGCAGTTATCCAAATTAGCTTATTTCAGGCATCACCTACTTGGGGCATAGCCCAGCAGCGCTATCAACAGTTTGACGAATTTGCAGCGGCTTTAAAGCAGCAACTCACTCAGCAGTCTGCGGCTAGCGTCAGCTTAGCCAGCGAGCCACAGGTATCGGTAGAGCAGTTACTGAAGCTGCTCGAATTACTCCAGCAACTCAACATTGAAACCACCCAAATACTAATGGAAAAGAACCATGATTAA
- a CDS encoding GNAT family N-acetyltransferase, which produces MKISVVNSNDIEVYQNTLNEHLMSVFGQDSRVVLNREFVCAVLVEDENQLVATGLAYSRTMKQNATNFKAGIIGGVSVRADKRGLGLAKVIIKELEQCLVSVGVTHSFLFAYEPNVYRSSGYTELTAAIHYFDLTQNKWQQFVYRGGMVKCLKGGKPLSDQRIEFNGCVY; this is translated from the coding sequence TTGAAGATATCAGTGGTCAACAGTAATGACATTGAGGTTTACCAAAACACGCTTAATGAACATTTAATGTCTGTTTTTGGCCAAGATTCAAGGGTCGTTCTAAACCGCGAATTTGTTTGCGCCGTTTTAGTTGAAGATGAAAACCAACTTGTTGCTACTGGCCTTGCTTATAGTCGAACAATGAAGCAGAACGCTACAAATTTCAAAGCGGGCATCATTGGTGGAGTGAGTGTAAGGGCAGATAAACGAGGTTTGGGCTTAGCGAAAGTTATCATTAAAGAACTTGAGCAATGCTTAGTCTCTGTTGGGGTAACTCATTCTTTTCTCTTTGCTTATGAGCCGAATGTTTATCGAAGTTCAGGCTATACAGAATTAACGGCTGCTATTCATTACTTCGATCTAACGCAAAATAAGTGGCAGCAGTTTGTTTATCGTGGAGGCATGGTTAAATGCCTCAAGGGGGGAAAACCTCTTAGTGACCAACGCATTGAATTTAATGGCTGTGTGTATTGA